acagagaaagaaaaataaataagcccttaatatatgaaaaagtggTTGATTTCaataatcaagaaaatgcaaatcagaagcTGCAATGAAATTTCACTTGAAGACCTCCACACTAGCAAATTCCAACACATTTCATAGAACAAAGTGTGAGGAAGGATGTATAGCAATGGAAACTTATGCGCTGGCATTGGGAGAGGGAGTGCAAATTGGCACCTCCTCTTAAGAAATTTTGGCAAATTTTGATGTTTAATTTCTCCTGGTTATTGCACCCTTAAGTACAACCTAAAGAAAACTCTCACCCATGTGGTCCAAGAAACATGTCCAAGGGTGTTCATAGGAGCAATGTACATAACagacaaaactacaaacaaaaggttCATCAACAGaggctgaataaataaatgctcacacagtggaatattttatAGCAGTGAAAATGAATCACAGTTATCACTAATAACATTTAGAAACAATGTTGAGCCAATATCAGATTACAGAATCTATTTGTGTAGCttgtaatttttataaatgttaaaatcaAACAGAGGAAAGCAATTTGTTTATGGATAGGAACCTATGAGATAAAATTTCTAAAAGGGAAGGAATGATATATACAAAATTCAAGATAAATTACCATAGGAAACTGGAGGAAGGCAGAGTGGTAGgacaaagaagaaacagatacaTGTTTTACTTAAGTTGGGTGGAGGGGTTATGGAAGCTAATTCTGTTTGCTTTATAACATATAGGTCGCAAGCATTTTTATAGGTAGTAGATATTTTATaggtattaaaaaaatagaagtttcTATAAAAATGCCCTAAGTATGCGTAGTGCAATGACCCCATTAATGCTGATAATAGCAGCTAACATTTAAAGAACACTCctgcattttacatttttataggcACTATCTTACTTAATCACTATAATAAATCTATGAAATAGATACTCTATGCCAGTTTTGTAGATGAGCAAATTGAGATTTAGGGAGATTAGTTTGCCTAAAGTCACATAATTAATGAGCACTcagacttaaattcaggtctgaCTCCAGAACCCAGCTCCTTAAACCATTAATTCATGATGACCATCTGGTCCCTCCTCATTCATTTGGAACCTGAGTGTGTCAGGAAGGTCAAGAAACTTGTCTAATGTCACATGGTTAGTTTAAAGCTTTGCTAGGACAAGGAAGCAAGTTGCTATCTTCTAGGGCTTTTCTAATTTACCATAGTGGCAGATCACTAATTGATAAAATGTGTTATACAGATAAATGATGAGTAATGTTTAGGGCAGAGTATGGGACCCAGAGGACTGTATAAGTTAAACACCTGTTGATTTGAGCTGCATCCCATGATTTGAGAATTTATGGGGAGCAGCAGCAGCCAGAGCAGATGTAACTGATATAATAGAGGTTCTAAGCTAagatcttgttcctgatctaatATTACTACACAAGGCTCATTTTTCcccttgttttttttatttttttggactggcttttatttatttatttttattttgctgttattaatgcacaattacatgagcaatattatggttactagactccccctattatcaaatcccccccacataccccgttacagtcactgtccatcagcgtaagatgCTATAAATCATTATTACAGTgtaagaatcactacttgccctctctgtgttatactgccttccccgtatccCCCCACTCCCCGaccactacattatgtatgctaatcgcaATACCCCTTTTTCCCAGTTTCCCCTTGTTTTTAATGAGGTGTCAATAGGTGGTCTCTAAGGTTTATTAAGGCAATGGATCTTGAAGCCAGATTGCCTGGATTAGAGGCCCTGCTCTGCTGCTTACTAGCTCTATGAAAACCTCTGAGCTTAGTTTACTCTCTTTAAAAAAACTGGGGACAATAATAGAACTCATCTCCAGTGTTGAAAATTAAGTGACTTACTCTAGGTACCTTATAACTGCAAGCATATACTTAAGTACTAAGAATGTTTATTATATTCTAGCTCAGATAATCTGTGATTATTTAGTGGCTACATTATTACCACCATTATCCCTTCTATTTCTGTAGTGCATGAAATTCCCTTTTCTTTGCCCTGCCTGCCAGGTGAACTCCCATTCATTTTTAAGGACCTGTCCCAAATGTCATATCTCAAGGCTGTTACTATTCGAGgcagaatttgtttccttctttgtgcAAATTGGTATATATTTTATCCATCTCTTACAGCACTGGTCACATCGTTAGTGTAATATTTTGTAGATGTGTCTCTTTTGCTTACTAGTCCATGATTTTCTGTACCTAGCACAGTGCTAGGTACCTAGCTACCATTACATGGTAGATGCTCAAGAAATGTGAGATGAATAAATGGCTGATACAGAAGTAAGATCTAACTTTTAGTTCACTTATTTTTCCATTATGTTTCCTGAAACCCAATAACACTTTTTGAGTCTAAATCTTgagctaaaaacaaaaataaaacttctagaaaattcACTTATTCAGTATATATTTATTGGGGTTCTACTATGTTCCAAGTACTGAATGTAGGGCATGAGTATTCAGTGAGTAAAACACCAAACTGTATTATTAATAACTACTTGGTGACAGGCACATACCAGGATTGTCCTGGATGTTGGGAAATATCATTGTTCTTGTAGGAAATTTGTAAGTACTTTAATGAGGAAAAATAACCCTAGTTGTTTAATCTAGGTTGCCTGGACAACAAGCTAGCTGGGAAAAGGGGGCTTCTTTGTCTTCTTCCAACAGAGAGTGCTCACATGAGCTTAAGTTCCCACAAAATTGGTGACTTTCCTGTTATAGCATTCAGAATTACACTGTCCCAAGGGCTCCAAGGTCCCCAGGTGTTGGACAGCTGGCTTTCTGAGGCAACTCCTGTAATAACTGGCTCCTCAAATCCAGAGTTTTTGGCACAAAGAAGACTAAGATTGGGaatgggagattttttttttaatgaaaataaattgagttttttttttgcacatgttaagtttgagatgtcTGTGATAGAGCCAAGTAAAAAAGTTAAATAGGTAGATGGATATGGGAATATAGAGCTCAGAAGAGTAGTCTGGCATGAAGATATACCTTTTGGAATTATCAACATAACGGGTGacattaaaacaatgaaaataatatgtattaaaaACTTCTGGGCAGGGGTTACAGTATGAAAGCACGATAGGTTaaacaagttttattttcctgttgaGAATCACCCAGAACTCCAGAGAGAATGAGAAACAGAAATGTGTATCTTTGATGAAACTAGTAGACAATTAAAACTCCAAACCACATCATTTTGAGTCAGTCAGGAAAATGGAATCCAGTATAGGTATTTCAAACAGAATTTCTTTCAGAGTTGTTTACAAAAGTGTtcgaagaggaaaagagagaaggtAGGGATGCTGCAGGAGCAACATGGGAGAAGGGGTTATACCCAGCAATCAGAGAGTGATAACATCTCTGGGCTGGCACCTATGAACCCATGTCTGTTGCTGCATCGCTGGAGAAGCAACTGTGGTTGTTCCTTGTGTGCTGAAGTGGTGCTGCCTTGGCCAGGGCTCGCAACTCTGAATAGATGGCTTTTTACGGGTTCCTGGAGTCTGTAGTTGTCCATCCTTCCCCCAAAGGAACTGCTACGAAGCACTACGTTGTTTGagcaagatttttctctttctccttcctatcTTCCATTTTCATAGTGGCAGACACTAACAGCGAGGCATTTGGAAAGTGAGTTTGGGAAATGGTTTGTAGAATCCCATGCTCCTCAGTATAGAGCTCTATGGGGTCATAATTCATCAGTGGTGACTGAtgggataataataatgacaattatGGTATCTAACAAGGTCTTTTGGGAAACTGAACTCTGGTTAAACCCACTAATATGGTGTACATGGAAACATACTGTCccaggaaagaaaatgagaaagaaaaaattgcagTTAACTGTAAATTGCTCAATAACAACTTACAAAAATGTATAAGCTCTAATTCTGGAAGGGATAAAAAATAATAGGGCTGGTAAAAGTGTGATCAAACATGAGGTGGTATGTGAAATGCATTCTCATACCTTGCATAATCAGAACTTTCTCCTCATTGGAAAATTCCAATATAAGAATGATTTTACTCTTATTAGTATATTTCTAATTATGAGGAAATGTAAAaggtataagaacaaaaatcTGAATCTATTGCACTGaagcaatgagaaagaaaatggggTTGGTTGTAGGTGGTGGGGTCAGCCCTACATCTGGTCTAAGGTCCTGCTACAGGGCTCCCAGAGACATCTGGGAACTGCCTTATTCTAATTCTGTAGCACAGAGTTCAGGAAGCATTTGGGCCAGGTTGATAAAGTGGAGGTTGATTAAGGAGGACTGTTTATGCCCGAGTGTTTTCTATAGTGCTCTGTAATCATATTGTATACTCATAATGCCAAGATTGATGAGGTTCACCTGGCTCAGGCAAGCGGTTCCTTGGCATGTACCCAAAAGAGACTATGTATCATTCATGCAGGTTTATCATCTGCCACTCCGTGAGATCCTTTTGAGGGGCCCTAAGAGCATATCCTGCCATCTCTTATTACATAATGTCACTGAACTCTCTGTGTATTGATGGCATTGATTTCTCTCTCCATCCTTCAGATCAGTGTTTTCAAATAGCATTTATCACAGCTCATTACTAGGTTGTAAAATCAAGTTTGTGATATGGAAACAGCTTCggaagaaacagaatagagaagaaAATGTCCGAGTGCCACACATGTAGAAAAGGGAGATACAGTTTTGCAAAACCTTTTTGTCCTcagtataatgtatatatatatatatatatattatacgcTTATTTAgattttaacacacacacacacacacacacacacacgtttcatATATACGGTGAGAAATTAAACCATACAGAAAGTACCAATGTTGGTCATCATCAGAATTTGTGAAGCACTGTTTTAGATAAATAAGTCTTCATTAGTTGACAGACGGTATCTATGTGTGATATTGGTCAGCCTGAACTACTATTGACAGGTCAATACAGTTCAATACACTCTGAAAAATCTATATTCTGAATATCTTATATGCTATACTTAattattatcattcaaatattcaGGTGGTTAAGAATTTTCAATAATATGGTTTACTAGGAAAGAACTTGGAGACCCCTTATTGTAAGGCATACTTTAAGAGGTACATATTTTAGTTCTAATCCAGGACAAGTGGTACTGaactttttctattttatgtacTTTTCCTATTTTACATTAGTGCATTATGGTGGAATTCTGATATTTCCCCCTTTCTCTGTGAAAATGGTTTGTAGAATCCCATGCTCCCCAGTATTTCCCTCCTGAGGAATAAGACTTTTCATTAATTCTGTATGATTTCTGGTGACACACCTTTCTGTACTGGGTGGCTCAGACCCTACTCCCTTTGAAATTGCGCCCAAATCCTCCGTCTTGTTTGTGACTCAGATCTCTTCTTCTCTTTGTGACACTGGACACTGCTCTATTTTGCATTTTAGCTAAGAGCTGCTGAATTTAGATCTCAGATGGAATTTAACGATCCATGTCATCAGTGAAGAGAGCCAGAGAGGGCTCACTAATCTGTGCTTTACAACAAACCGAATGGGCAGAGACCCTTCAAATCAGAAAGGAGATTATATGCCAACAGAAGAACAAAGATCAGGTCTGCCTAATAGCTGACATGTCAGGACTCACTGAGTGGGTGTTCCTGGTTCTGTCTGCTGCTCAGTTCATTCTGGGAATGCTGGGGAATGGTTTCATAGGGTTGGTCAATGGCAGCAGCTGGTTCAACAAGAGAATCTCTGTGTCTGACTCTGTCATCACTAAGCTGGCTCTCTCCAGGACTGTTCTGCTGTGCATTCTCTTGGTTGATGGTGTTCTCTTCCAAAGTACATGATGAAGGGATAGTAATGCAAATTACTGATGCCTTCTGGACACTTACAAACTGTCTTTAACATTTGGCTTGCCACCTGTCTCAGTGTCCTCTACTGCCTGAAAATTGCCAGTTTCTCCCACTCAACATTCCTCTGGCTCAAGTGGAGAGTTTCCAGTGTGGTCATATGGATGCTTTGGGGTACACTGCTATGATCTTGTGGCAGTACCATGTCTCTAATTCATCAATTTAAGATCTATCCTGGTCTTAGTGGAATCTACAGCACAGATATGACCAAGCACTGCAGGAAGAAAAGATATCCATATGAACTGATGCATATTTTCAGGAGTCTGTGGAACCTCCTGCCCCATGTATCTCTGGCCTCCTTCTTTCTGCTTGTCCTTTccctagggagagagagagacacacacacacacacacacacacacacacacacacacacacacacacacacacacacacacacaccccgcccCAGATGCAGCAAAACAGTACCAGCTCTAGAGATCGCAGCATCCAAATcatcctctcctttttctttctcttcctattttaCTTTGTTGCCTTTTTAGTTAcatcatccattcatttactacCAGGAACTAAGATGATTAAGATGACTGGAAAGTAATTACAATGGTTTATCTTGCTGGCCCCTCATTTATGCTCATTCTGGGAAACAGCAAGCTGAAGCAGATGTTTGTGGAGGTGCTCTGGTGTGAGCTCTGTCATCTGATGCTTGGATCCAAGGTATGTTCGTCCCCACAGAGCTACAGAGAGCAGAGGAGGAAATCTGGGAGCCCTTCATCCTGGCTCAAGGCTACAGGGCAAATCCTGACCCTACTGTGGGACCAGTTTTGTAACATCAATCACAGAGAGACATCACTGTTTCACCCTGTCCCACTTAGGAACCCTTCTCATGGCCTCTATTTGTTGATTGTTCTGGAGAGGGTGAAACAATCTTTGGAAAATGTCAATATAGTAAGAACTCTTTCACTATATAGTTATGGAGTTGTATTTTAATAAGTAGCAACTCAAAATAATGAACTGATCACTAAGTTTAACATAAAGTTTATACTGACAGTGATAAGTTGATGTAAATAAAACATGTAGTGGACCTGAGTGAAAGAGCAAAAGCATTGCAGCCCTACAGACTGGGGTTTGAATTCTAGCTTTTGACCTTAGGTGAGTGA
This is a stretch of genomic DNA from Manis pentadactyla isolate mManPen7 chromosome 7, mManPen7.hap1, whole genome shotgun sequence. It encodes these proteins:
- the TAS2R3 gene encoding LOW QUALITY PROTEIN: taste receptor type 2 member 3 (The sequence of the model RefSeq protein was modified relative to this genomic sequence to represent the inferred CDS: inserted 3 bases in 2 codons; deleted 1 base in 1 codon; substituted 1 base at 1 genomic stop codon), with product MSGLTEWVFLVLSAAQFILGMLGNGFIGLVNGSSWFNKRISVSDSVITKLALSRTVLLCILLVDXVFSSKVHDEGIVMQITDAFWTLTNVFNIWLATCLSVLYCLKIASFSHSTFLWLKWRVSSVVIWMLWGTLLXSCGSTMSLIHQFKIYPGLSGIYSTDMTKHCRKKRYPYELMHIFRSLWNLLPHVSLASFFLLVLSLGRETPQMQQNSTSSRDRSIQIILSFFFLFLFYFVAFLVTSSIHLLPGTKMIKMTGXVITMVYLAGPSFMLILGNSKLKQMFVEVLWCELCHLMLGSKVCSSPQSYREQRRKSGSPSSWLKATGQILTLLWDQFCNINHRETSLFHPVPLRNPSHGLYLLIVLERVKQSLENVNIIRQVAEFGLMVVGHQPVGLPGL